Genomic segment of Candidatus Limnocylindrales bacterium:
TATGGATATAGTCGATTTCATAATGGTGTTTGATGATAATGGGGTCTACACCAAAAAGAACTGTTCCTTCTTCTGTTTCAGGTAATTTAATTTTTTGGGCTCCTGGTTCGTGACTCATGATTTTAAGTAGGGGAGTGTGAGGGTATGGGAGTATGGGAGTACTTCCACACTTCCACACTTCCATACTCCCATACCCTCCACACTCCCCTACTCTTTAAACGGCTTCCAAAATACTTACGGTGATATAGGTTCCCGTTCCGGCATGGCTATGAATAAGTCCACGTCGGGCGTTTTTAATCTGGAGATGGTCATTTCCCAGATGTTTCTGGATAGTCCCCTGAAGTTGCCAGAAAGCAAAAACAGCCTGCATGAGGCCTGTAGCACCTACCGGATGACCGCAGGCCAGAAGGCCACCGGAAGGGTTAACCGGTATTTTTCCAGTTAAGGTACTATGACCGGCCTCGATAAAGGGGCCTCCTTCCCCATACTTACAAAGACCCAGATCTTCGTAGGTCTGAATCTCAGAAGAAGTATAGGCATCGTGTAACTCTACAAAATCCAGTTCTTCCAGGGGGTTTGTAATTCCGGCCATCTCATAAGCCTGTTTAGCGGCCATTCGACCTCCCCGAAACGAATGAACCCCGGGGTATTTGAGATTTTTGTAATCAGACTCAGATTCGTGGGGTAACAAAATGACTTTACCGTGGGGACGATCTGCCATACGCATGCTATCGGTACCTGCGCCGATTCCGATGATTTTAACCGGTTTGTCGGTTAAGCGGGCCGCCATTTCTTCCGAAGCGAGAATACAAACTGCTGCTCCATCCGACATGGTGCAGATATCCAACATGGTCAGGGGGTCTGCAACCATGGGCGAGTTACGAACATCTTCAATGGTCAATTTCATAGGACTCTGGGCATAGGGGTTATAGAGAGCATTTCCGTGATTTTTTATGGAGACCAGGGCCATTTGTTCTACGGTGGTACCAAACTCATGCATATGCCGTCGGACCATCATGGCGTAGTAACCGGTATAAAATCCTCCCACAGGGTAATCAAAATTAGTATCGGAGGCGTGGGCGATAAATTCGTTGCCTTTCCAGGTGCTGACACGAGACATGGTTTCAAATCCAAAGGCCACGCAAACATTCATTCGGCCTGAGGCAACAGCCTCCCATGCTGCTTGAAAACAGAGCCCACCCGTAGCTCCCCCTCCTTCGATCCGTTTAGAAGGCTTGGGGCAAAGTCCGAGGTAGTCTTGAACCATAGAGGCCGCTTTCAATTGCCGGGTAAAGTGATCTGAAAAATAAGACGCTACGCTTCCATCGATCATATCCCTTGTCAGGTTTGGGACATCGTTCATGGCATAGTCAAAGGCCTGTTTGACCATATAACGAAAATCCATATCCGGGTGAGCTTTGGCAAATTTTGTAATTCCACCCGATACCATGTAAACGGGGCGCATTTATTACAGGTATGGAGGTATGGAGGTAGGTATGGGGGTGCGGGGTATGGGAGTAAGTATTTATACTCCCACCCTTCCATACTCCCACCCTTCCATACTCCTACCCCTCCCATACTATTTTTTAATGTTTTCTCTCAAAAACTTGATAACCTCTTCCGTAGAAGTTCCCGGAGTGAAGATTTCCTTCACACCCATTGCCTTGAGTTTAGCAATATCTTCATCGGGGATAATTCCCCCTCCAAAGAGCATCACGTCTTCCAAACCTTTTTCCTTCATAAGCTCCAGGACACGCGGGAAAAGATAGTTGTGAGCTCCCGATAAAATACTCAATCCTATGGCATCCACGTCTTCTTGAAGGGCCGTGGCAACCACCTGTTCTGGGGTCTGGTGAAGTCCGGTGTAGATCACCTCCATTCCGGCATCCCGCAATGCCCGGGCAATGATTTTCGCACCTCGATCGTGCCCATCTAATCCCGGTTTAGCGATAAGCACCCGTATTTTTTTCTGTTTTTCCTCGGCCATACGTTTGGGTCCCGGAGGTCCGGAGAGCACAGAGGAAATTTTTATAACCTAAATCTTTAGATCCCTCGTTTGGGATGTTCTGGATTAAAACCGACAGAGTCGGTCTTATCAGGGTTTCGGTTTCATTCTGACGTATTTCCTTCTCCATGTTCTCCGGGTCTCTGGGACTAAAAAAATCCCGGATCCTGGTAAATCCCGAAGACTTCCCTAAACACGTCGCAGATTTCTCCAACGGTTGCGTAGGCTTTTACTGCTTCAAGGACCGGAGGTACAAGGTTTTCCTTTCCCTTAGCTGCGGCACGAAGTTGCTCTAAAGCCGCTTTATGTTTGATCGGATCTCTTCTTTTTTTCACATTCTCCAGCCGTTCGAGCTGCTTTTTTTCTACTTCAGGGCCGATTTTTAATATTTTAATCGGGGTTTCCTCCTTGGCTACAAACTCATTCACGCCCACGATAATTTTCTCCTTATTCTCGATTTGTTTCTGGTAGGTGTAGGCAGCTTCTTGAATTTCCTTTTGCGGGAAACCCTGATGAATGGCCGGAATCATTCCCCCCAGGGCATCCAATTTTTTAAAGTAATCGTAGGCGGCTTCTTCCATCTCATTGGTCAATCTTTCGAGGTAGTAAGAGCCTCCCAGGGGATCCACCGTATTTGTAACTTCGCTTTCATAGGCAATAATCTGTTGAGTTCGCAGGGCAATGGTTACCGCTTCTTCTGTGGGGAGGGCTAAGGTTTCATCGTAGGAGTTGGTATGCAGGGATTGGGTTCCTCCTAATACGGCGGCCAGAGCTTGAATGGTTGTTCGGATGATATTATTTAAGGGTTGCTGGGCGGTTGCCGAGCATCCGGCGGTTTGTGTGTGAAACCGAAGCATCAAGGAGCGAGGATTTTTGGGGTTATAGCGGCGTTTCAGCTCACGGGCCCAGATCCTTCGGGCCGCCCGGTATTTTGCGATTTCTTCAAAGAAATCATTATGGGCGTTGAAAAAGAAAGAGAGTCTGGGTGCAAACTCATCCACTTCCAATCCGGCCCGGATTCCATAATCTACATAAGTTAATCCATCGTAAAGGGTAAAGGCAAGTTCTTGAACGGCGGTAGATCCAGCTTCTCGTATGTGGTAACCGCTGATACTGATACTGTTCCACCGGGGCATATGGCGTGTGCAGTAAACGATAATATCGGTCAAAATTCGCATGGCCGGTTCGGGTGGACAGATCCACTCCCGTTGAGCAATGTACTCTTTTAAAATGTCTGCCTGGAGGGTTCCGCGGAGTTGGGCCGGTGGAACTCCCTGTTTCTCTGCGACTGCCAGGTACATGGCCAGAAGGACGATAGCCGGTCCATTAATCGTCATGGAGGTGCTGATTTGATCCAGAGGTATGCCTTTGAAGAGAATTTCCATATCTTCCAGGCTATCAATAGCCACGCCCTCCCGACCAACTTCTCCTCGAGATATGGGATGATCTGAATCATAACCCATGAGGGTCGGAAGATCAAAGGCTACACTAAGTCCCATCTGTCCCTGGCTTAGAAGATAGTGAAATCTCCGGTTGGTATCTTCAGCCGTACCAAAACCGGCGAATTGACGCATAGTCCAGAGTCGCCCCCGATGCATGGTTGCATGAATCCCACGGGTGAAAGGATATTCTCCAGGAAATCCGATGTCTTCATTATAATCCATCCCGGCAATATCTAAAGGGGTATACAGCACTTTAACAGGTCGATTGGAGAGGCTGACAAACTTAGCCTGTCTCTCCGGCATAACCTCCAGGGTTTTCTTCAAGGTGGTCTGTTCCCATTGGACTTTACGTTCTTGAATTTTTTTTAAACTTTGGACGTCGATCATAACTAAGTACTGAGTGTTGAGTACTGAGTACTGAGTCAAAGAGAGAGGATTAAGTAGGGACACGGCACGCCGTGTCCCTACTGTTCAGTACTCAGTATCAATTTTGCAATCACATTTCGCTGAATCTCCGAGGTTCCTTCATAAATTGTCGTAACCCGGGCATCTCGATAATAACGTTCTACGGGAAAGTCTTTGAGATAACCATAACCCCCATGAATTTGAAGGGCCTTGTAGGCCACTCGATTAACCATTTCAGAGGCGAAAAGTTTGGCCATGGAAGCCTCTTTTGTAAAGGGGAGTCCCCGGTCTTTTAACAGGGCGGCCTGCAGGGTTAATAGTCTGGCCGCTTCAATCTCCGTCGCCATATCTGCGATCATCCATCGGATTCCCTGAAATTCGGCAATGGGTTGACCGAAAGCTTCTCGTTTTTTAGCATAGCGTGTCGCTGCATCCAGACAGGCCTGCGCAATTCCCACAGATTGTGAAGCAATTCCGATTCGACCCCCGTCTAAAGCTGTCATCATGATCTTGAATCCCTCTCCTTCTTTCCCTAACAGATTCTCAGAAGGGACTCGACAGTTTTCAAAAATCAGCTCGGTGGTATCTGAGGCCCGAAGTCCCATTTTATCCTCGACTTTACCTATGGAAAAGCCCGGCATCCCTTTTTCCACAATGAAAGCCGAAATTCCATGATGCCGGGCTGTTTTATCAGTTACGGCCGTCGTGATAAAAACTTTCGCATGGCTTCCACTGGTAATAAACATCTTGGTCCCGTTCAGGATATAGAAATTATCCTTTAAGAGAGCCGAGGTTTTTTGATTGGCCGCATCGGACCCAGCTCCCGGCTCGGTTAAGGCGAAGGAACCGATAAATTTTCCTTGGGCCAGAGGGACAAGGTATTTCTGCTTTTGAACTTCCGTTCCGAATTTCAGGAGAGGTTCACAAACCAGATTATTGACTCCCATGATAACCGAGGTAGCTGCGCAGGCATAGGCAATCTCTTGCATTGCCAGTGAATAGCTGACGGTATCCAGCCCGGCACCTCCATACTCGGTGGGAACCATCATTCCCAGAAGTCCCATCTCGGCCATTTTTGAAATCGTTTCCTCCGGGAAAAGACTTTCCCGGTCGCACTTCCCGGCCATGGGTTCGATCTCTTTCCGGGCAAATTCCCGAACGGTCATCTGGATCATCCGTTGTTCTTCGGTGAGTTGAAAGATCATATTTTATCGATAATCCCCTGTTGGAAGACGATCAGGTCGTTCCAGACTCGACAACCGGATCGCCTATAAATGGAACTCAACTTTCTGCCAGGAGCTTTTTAAATTCCTCTGTCAAGATCGGAAGGATTTCAAACACATCTCCCACGATCCCATAATTGCAGACATTAAAGATATTGGCATCGGGATCTTTATTAATGGCCACGATATATTTCGAGGAACCCATTCCGGCCAGATGTTGAATAGCTCCCGAAATTCCACAGGCAATGTAAAGGTTTGGGGTCACTACTTTTCCGGTCTGTCCGACCTGATAGGCATGCTCTTTCCAACCTGCATCCACCAC
This window contains:
- a CDS encoding acyl-CoA dehydrogenase, which gives rise to MIFQLTEEQRMIQMTVREFARKEIEPMAGKCDRESLFPEETISKMAEMGLLGMMVPTEYGGAGLDTVSYSLAMQEIAYACAATSVIMGVNNLVCEPLLKFGTEVQKQKYLVPLAQGKFIGSFALTEPGAGSDAANQKTSALLKDNFYILNGTKMFITSGSHAKVFITTAVTDKTARHHGISAFIVEKGMPGFSIGKVEDKMGLRASDTTELIFENCRVPSENLLGKEGEGFKIMMTALDGGRIGIASQSVGIAQACLDAATRYAKKREAFGQPIAEFQGIRWMIADMATEIEAARLLTLQAALLKDRGLPFTKEASMAKLFASEMVNRVAYKALQIHGGYGYLKDFPVERYYRDARVTTIYEGTSEIQRNVIAKLILSTEQ
- a CDS encoding cobalamin B12-binding domain-containing protein, whose protein sequence is MAEEKQKKIRVLIAKPGLDGHDRGAKIIARALRDAGMEVIYTGLHQTPEQVVATALQEDVDAIGLSILSGAHNYLFPRVLELMKEKGLEDVMLFGGGIIPDEDIAKLKAMGVKEIFTPGTSTEEVIKFLRENIKK
- a CDS encoding methylmalonyl-CoA mutase family protein, with the protein product MIDVQSLKKIQERKVQWEQTTLKKTLEVMPERQAKFVSLSNRPVKVLYTPLDIAGMDYNEDIGFPGEYPFTRGIHATMHRGRLWTMRQFAGFGTAEDTNRRFHYLLSQGQMGLSVAFDLPTLMGYDSDHPISRGEVGREGVAIDSLEDMEILFKGIPLDQISTSMTINGPAIVLLAMYLAVAEKQGVPPAQLRGTLQADILKEYIAQREWICPPEPAMRILTDIIVYCTRHMPRWNSISISGYHIREAGSTAVQELAFTLYDGLTYVDYGIRAGLEVDEFAPRLSFFFNAHNDFFEEIAKYRAARRIWARELKRRYNPKNPRSLMLRFHTQTAGCSATAQQPLNNIIRTTIQALAAVLGGTQSLHTNSYDETLALPTEEAVTIALRTQQIIAYESEVTNTVDPLGGSYYLERLTNEMEEAAYDYFKKLDALGGMIPAIHQGFPQKEIQEAAYTYQKQIENKEKIIVGVNEFVAKEETPIKILKIGPEVEKKQLERLENVKKRRDPIKHKAALEQLRAAAKGKENLVPPVLEAVKAYATVGEICDVFREVFGIYQDPGFF
- a CDS encoding thiolase domain-containing protein, with amino-acid sequence MRPVYMVSGGITKFAKAHPDMDFRYMVKQAFDYAMNDVPNLTRDMIDGSVASYFSDHFTRQLKAASMVQDYLGLCPKPSKRIEGGGATGGLCFQAAWEAVASGRMNVCVAFGFETMSRVSTWKGNEFIAHASDTNFDYPVGGFYTGYYAMMVRRHMHEFGTTVEQMALVSIKNHGNALYNPYAQSPMKLTIEDVRNSPMVADPLTMLDICTMSDGAAVCILASEEMAARLTDKPVKIIGIGAGTDSMRMADRPHGKVILLPHESESDYKNLKYPGVHSFRGGRMAAKQAYEMAGITNPLEELDFVELHDAYTSSEIQTYEDLGLCKYGEGGPFIEAGHSTLTGKIPVNPSGGLLACGHPVGATGLMQAVFAFWQLQGTIQKHLGNDHLQIKNARRGLIHSHAGTGTYITVSILEAV